The following are from one region of the Corynebacterium hindlerae genome:
- a CDS encoding MraY family glycosyltransferase, which produces MGTGAVGVPLREIALVIVVATAVTFLTTGIIRHIMVRWGKLAAIRDRDVHTVPKPRLGGVAMFSGFLCSVYLAGLLPALTRGFRPVTPEMDAVVWAGFVIVIVGVLDDLFELDAVTKLIGQLAGAVVMSLLGLSWTLLYMPFDGGSTVFLDQVQSTILTTLFTVMLINAINFVDGLDGLAAGLGMIAALAILAFSLTVLYDQGGTVAAYPPAIIAAALFGMCAGFLPHNFEPSRIFMGDSGSMLIGLLLAAAATSASGKINMTLYGPADIVATLSPFIVVIAAVFIPTLDLVLAVIRRVSKGQSPFTADKMHLHHRLLALGHSHRHVVLVLYAWVTVVAFGAVGFTVFPARVALGGIAIGIVLAIAWTLIPLRRSRWGRVAAYDK; this is translated from the coding sequence ATGGGAACCGGGGCAGTGGGGGTACCACTGCGGGAAATCGCGCTCGTCATTGTCGTGGCGACTGCGGTCACCTTCCTCACCACCGGCATCATTAGGCACATTATGGTGCGGTGGGGAAAGCTCGCCGCCATCCGCGACCGCGACGTACACACCGTGCCCAAGCCGCGGCTCGGTGGCGTTGCCATGTTCTCTGGGTTTTTGTGCTCGGTCTACCTAGCAGGCCTGCTGCCGGCCCTCACCCGTGGTTTTCGTCCCGTGACACCGGAAATGGACGCGGTGGTGTGGGCCGGATTCGTGATTGTGATCGTGGGAGTGCTCGATGACCTCTTCGAGCTCGATGCCGTCACTAAACTTATCGGCCAGCTGGCCGGAGCAGTGGTGATGAGCCTACTCGGCCTGTCCTGGACCCTGCTGTACATGCCGTTTGACGGCGGGTCCACCGTTTTTCTCGACCAAGTCCAGTCAACAATCTTGACTACACTGTTTACGGTCATGCTCATCAACGCCATCAACTTTGTCGATGGGCTGGACGGGCTCGCCGCGGGGCTCGGAATGATTGCGGCGTTAGCGATCCTCGCGTTCTCACTAACCGTGCTCTACGACCAAGGCGGCACCGTCGCGGCATATCCGCCGGCGATCATCGCAGCTGCGCTTTTCGGCATGTGTGCCGGATTCCTGCCCCACAATTTTGAGCCCTCACGTATTTTCATGGGTGACTCTGGATCCATGCTGATCGGACTGCTGCTAGCGGCAGCTGCAACCTCAGCCTCTGGCAAGATCAACATGACCCTGTATGGCCCCGCTGATATCGTGGCCACGTTGTCCCCGTTCATCGTGGTGATAGCCGCAGTGTTTATCCCCACACTGGACCTAGTGCTGGCAGTTATCCGCCGTGTATCCAAAGGACAGTCGCCTTTCACGGCAGACAAGATGCATCTGCACCACAGGCTGTTGGCCTTGGGGCATTCTCACCGCCATGTAGTCCTGGTGTTATACGCCTGGGTGACGGTGGTTGCTTTCGGTGCAGTGGGTTTTACGGTTTTTCCTGCCCGGGTCGCGCTCGGCGGCATTGCCATCGGCATCGTACTCGCCATCGCATGGACGCTCATACCGCTGCGAAGGAGTCGGTGGGGTAGGGTAGCAGCTTATGACAAGTGA
- the atpB gene encoding F0F1 ATP synthase subunit A, protein MKGEFHAPNLDHELFPGHVTEAGEKVGLWLTDVANNWFALDRLMLIRLLMTLILAVFFVIAMRSPKLIPSGVQNFAELCLDFVRIHIAEDILGKKEGRRFLPVIATIFFLVLFMNAPTVIPGMNISPNVRIGMPLVLALFGYVVFIYAGAKRYGFFKYMKSSVVIPNLPWALHLLVVPLEFFSTFIMRPATLTLRLLANMLAGHIILVLLFSATNFFFWQFNGWTALSGVTILAAIAFTFFELLVVFLQAYIFALLVAVYIELSLHADEH, encoded by the coding sequence ATGAAGGGTGAGTTTCACGCACCTAATCTGGACCATGAACTTTTCCCGGGGCACGTAACCGAAGCTGGCGAAAAGGTAGGCCTCTGGCTGACCGACGTTGCCAACAACTGGTTTGCACTTGATCGTTTGATGCTGATTCGTCTTTTGATGACTCTCATCCTCGCGGTCTTCTTTGTTATCGCAATGCGCAGCCCGAAGCTCATCCCTTCTGGCGTGCAGAACTTCGCAGAACTCTGTCTTGACTTCGTGCGTATTCACATTGCCGAGGACATCCTTGGAAAGAAGGAGGGGCGTCGGTTCCTTCCGGTCATCGCGACTATCTTCTTCCTGGTTCTCTTCATGAACGCGCCAACCGTCATTCCAGGAATGAACATTTCTCCAAACGTCCGTATCGGTATGCCACTGGTACTGGCTCTGTTTGGATACGTGGTCTTCATCTACGCCGGCGCAAAGCGCTACGGCTTCTTCAAGTACATGAAGTCCTCCGTGGTTATTCCTAACCTCCCTTGGGCACTCCACCTCCTGGTGGTCCCACTCGAGTTCTTCTCGACGTTCATCATGCGACCTGCCACTCTGACTCTCCGTCTTTTGGCAAACATGCTGGCTGGCCACATCATTCTGGTGCTGCTGTTCTCTGCTACGAACTTCTTCTTCTGGCAGTTCAACGGCTGGACCGCCCTGTCTGGCGTGACCATCCTGGCCGCGATTGCGTTCACGTTCTTCGAGCTGCTGGTCGTCTTCCTGCAGGCATACATCTTTGCTCTGTTGGTTGCCGTCTACATCGAACTTTCGCTGCACGCAGACGAACACTAA
- a CDS encoding ATP synthase F0 subunit C yields MNELILAQDAAGMTGNLATIGYGIATIGPGLGIGILVGKALEGMARQPEMAGQLRTTMFLGIAFVEALALIGLVAGFLFV; encoded by the coding sequence ATGAACGAACTGATCCTCGCTCAGGACGCAGCTGGCATGACCGGTAACCTCGCAACCATCGGCTACGGCATCGCAACCATCGGCCCAGGCCTCGGCATCGGCATCCTCGTTGGTAAGGCTCTCGAGGGCATGGCACGTCAGCCAGAGATGGCCGGCCAGCTCCGTACCACCATGTTCCTGGGCATTGCATTCGTTGAAGCCCTGGCTCTGATCGGCCTCGTTGCCGGCTTCCTGTTTGTTTAA
- a CDS encoding F0F1 ATP synthase subunit B yields the protein MTNVITYLAAEGGGLPLETGNSPLLPAPYDIVWSLVPLIVVLLIFWKLVLPKFQEVLTEREDRIKGGIQRAEAAQAEAKAALEKYNAQLAEARAEAAQIREEAREKGKQIIAEMQAEAVENSNRIIAAGEKQLEAQRQQVVTELRQEMGQNSINLAERLIGEQLSDNVKRSGTIDKFLSELDTVAPAGK from the coding sequence ATGACGAACGTCATCACTTACCTCGCTGCAGAGGGAGGTGGACTGCCTCTCGAGACCGGCAACTCACCTCTGCTCCCAGCGCCATACGACATCGTCTGGTCCCTCGTTCCGCTCATCGTCGTCCTGTTGATTTTCTGGAAGCTCGTTCTTCCGAAGTTCCAGGAGGTCCTGACTGAGCGTGAGGACCGGATTAAGGGTGGCATCCAGCGCGCAGAGGCTGCACAGGCCGAAGCCAAGGCCGCTCTTGAGAAGTACAACGCACAGCTGGCTGAGGCTCGCGCTGAGGCTGCACAGATCCGCGAAGAGGCCCGCGAAAAGGGCAAGCAGATCATCGCTGAAATGCAGGCAGAAGCTGTCGAGAACAGCAACCGCATCATCGCAGCTGGTGAAAAGCAGCTTGAGGCACAGCGCCAGCAGGTTGTCACCGAACTGCGTCAAGAGATGGGCCAGAACTCCATCAATCTTGCTGAGCGCCTGATCGGCGAGCAGCTGTCCGACAACGTGAAGCGTTCCGGAACGATTGACAAGTTCCTGTCCGAGCTCGACACTGTGGCTCCGGCCGGAAAGTAG
- a CDS encoding F0F1 ATP synthase subunit delta — MHAASREALTTTAQTLDQWIQNSDQAIAAASQTGAELFSIVEVLDGDRGLRVAVADSSATAEQRSGLMRTVFAGKVSQMTLDLAAEAASRIWSTPREFRTGLVELGRRALLRSAEKQGQLTQVEDELFRLGRILKDEPELAQLLGDRNTKADRKRELLAAVLYGKVTAVSEALAKQAVGRPEANPIDDMATLAGAAAALRGKEVAVVTSAEPLNAIQADQLAAKLGRIYGREMSIHTEVDPSLLGGLVIRVGDEVIDGSTSGKLEKLRASLV; from the coding sequence ATGCACGCAGCTAGCCGCGAAGCACTGACGACCACCGCTCAGACCCTGGACCAGTGGATCCAGAACTCTGACCAGGCGATCGCAGCTGCATCCCAAACCGGTGCTGAACTGTTCAGCATCGTTGAGGTTCTTGACGGCGACCGTGGCTTGCGTGTCGCTGTGGCAGATTCCTCTGCCACCGCCGAGCAGCGTTCTGGCCTGATGCGCACGGTGTTTGCCGGCAAGGTGTCCCAGATGACTCTGGACCTTGCTGCGGAAGCCGCATCGCGTATCTGGTCAACTCCCCGCGAGTTCCGCACTGGACTCGTCGAACTGGGCCGCCGCGCCCTGCTGCGTTCTGCTGAAAAGCAGGGCCAGCTGACCCAAGTTGAAGACGAACTCTTCCGTCTCGGTCGCATCCTCAAGGATGAGCCAGAACTTGCTCAGCTGTTGGGAGACCGCAACACGAAGGCTGACCGGAAGCGCGAGCTTTTGGCCGCTGTCCTCTACGGCAAGGTAACCGCCGTATCTGAGGCGCTGGCTAAGCAGGCAGTTGGACGCCCAGAGGCAAATCCGATCGACGACATGGCTACCCTGGCCGGCGCTGCTGCAGCGCTGCGTGGCAAGGAAGTCGCAGTAGTCACCTCGGCTGAGCCACTGAACGCGATCCAGGCTGACCAGTTGGCAGCTAAATTGGGCCGAATTTACGGTCGTGAGATGAGCATCCACACTGAGGTTGATCCCAGCCTCCTCGGTGGACTGGTCATCCGCGTTGGCGACGAAGTTATCGACGGCAGCACCTCGGGCAAGCTCGAGAAACTCCGCGCAAGCCTCGTCTAG
- the atpA gene encoding F0F1 ATP synthase subunit alpha: MAELTISSDEIRSAIANYTSSYSPEASREEVGVVISAADGIAQVSGLPSVMANELLEFPNGVIGVAQNLDTDRIGVVILGNYETLTEGDEVKRTGEVLSIPVGDAFLGRVINPLGQPIDGLGAIEKEEDRVLELQAPSVLQRQPVEEPLATGIKAIDAMTPIGRGQRQLIIGDRKTGKTAVCIDTILNQKANWESGDVNKQVRCIYVAIGQKGSTIAAVRKTLEEHGALEYTTIVAAPASDSAGFKWLAPFAGAALGQHWMYQGKHVLVIYDDLTKQAEAYRAISLLLRRPPGREAYPGDVFYLHSRLLERAAKLSDDMGKGSMTALPIIETKANDVSAFIPTNVISITDGQVFLESDLFNQGVRPAINVGVSVSRVGGAAQTKGMKKVAGSLRLDLAAYRDLEAFAAFASDLDAASKAQLQRGQRLVELLKQPESSPQPVEYQIVSIFLAGEGHFDNVPVEDVRRFEAELQDYLKQHAAGVYEQIEGGAALSDDSKQALIAGTEDFKRIFVTSEGAPVIGEPEAAPLAEGELGKEQLNVSRKVNK; this comes from the coding sequence ATGGCGGAGCTGACGATCTCCTCCGATGAGATCCGTAGCGCGATTGCGAACTACACCTCGAGCTACTCCCCGGAGGCCTCCCGTGAGGAGGTCGGCGTGGTCATTTCGGCAGCTGACGGTATTGCCCAGGTTTCTGGTCTGCCGTCTGTTATGGCGAATGAGCTGCTCGAGTTCCCAAACGGCGTCATTGGCGTCGCACAGAACCTCGACACCGACCGTATCGGCGTCGTTATTTTGGGCAACTACGAGACTCTTACTGAGGGCGACGAAGTAAAGCGGACCGGCGAGGTCCTTTCCATTCCGGTCGGAGATGCATTCCTCGGCCGCGTTATTAACCCACTGGGTCAGCCTATCGACGGCCTTGGCGCCATCGAGAAGGAAGAAGACCGCGTCCTGGAACTGCAGGCACCATCCGTGCTGCAGCGCCAGCCGGTTGAAGAGCCATTGGCAACTGGTATCAAGGCAATCGACGCGATGACCCCAATCGGTCGCGGTCAGCGTCAGCTGATCATTGGTGACCGTAAGACTGGTAAGACCGCAGTCTGCATCGATACCATCCTTAACCAGAAGGCAAACTGGGAGTCCGGCGATGTCAACAAGCAGGTGCGCTGCATCTACGTTGCCATCGGCCAGAAGGGCTCGACCATTGCCGCAGTCCGCAAGACCCTCGAAGAGCACGGCGCTCTGGAGTACACCACCATCGTGGCAGCTCCAGCATCTGACTCCGCCGGCTTCAAGTGGCTCGCACCTTTCGCTGGTGCAGCACTGGGTCAGCACTGGATGTACCAGGGCAAGCACGTCCTGGTTATTTACGATGATCTGACCAAGCAGGCAGAAGCCTACCGTGCGATCTCCCTGCTGCTGCGCCGCCCACCAGGCCGCGAGGCTTACCCAGGTGACGTGTTCTACCTGCACTCCCGTCTGCTGGAACGTGCTGCAAAGCTTTCCGACGACATGGGCAAGGGTTCCATGACGGCACTGCCGATCATCGAAACCAAGGCAAACGACGTTTCTGCCTTCATTCCTACCAACGTGATTTCCATCACCGACGGCCAGGTCTTCCTCGAGTCTGACCTGTTCAACCAGGGTGTCCGCCCTGCTATTAACGTTGGTGTGTCGGTGTCCCGTGTTGGTGGTGCTGCACAGACCAAGGGCATGAAGAAGGTCGCAGGTTCCCTGCGTCTGGACCTTGCCGCTTACCGTGACCTCGAGGCATTCGCTGCGTTCGCTTCTGACCTGGATGCTGCATCCAAGGCTCAGCTGCAGCGTGGTCAGCGCCTCGTCGAGCTGCTCAAGCAGCCAGAGAGCTCTCCTCAGCCGGTGGAATACCAGATCGTTTCCATCTTCCTGGCTGGCGAAGGCCACTTCGATAACGTTCCCGTCGAAGATGTCCGTCGCTTCGAGGCTGAGCTGCAGGACTACCTGAAGCAGCACGCTGCAGGCGTTTACGAGCAGATCGAAGGTGGCGCTGCGCTGTCCGACGACTCCAAGCAGGCTCTGATTGCTGGCACCGAAGATTTCAAGCGTATCTTCGTCACCAGCGAGGGCGCTCCAGTCATCGGTGAGCCAGAGGCCGCTCCTCTCGCTGAGGGCGAGCTCGGTAAAGAGCAGCTGAACGTCTCCCGCAAGGTGAACAAGTAA
- a CDS encoding F0F1 ATP synthase subunit gamma: MANLRELRDRIKSVKSTKKITKAQELIATSRITKAQARVEASQPYADEIRKVTETLLAASSLDHPMLRERENGKRAAILVVSSDRGMAGGYNYNVFKKTRELRSLLEEKGYETVTYVTGQKGVGYYKFRGVEVAGAWTGFSQDPGYKETHDVRRHLIDGFIAGSEGTAKYRAGLNVAEGEGIQGFDQVHVVYTKFESMLTQTATAHQLLPIEPVIKDMELEFKDGILANTGEVHPDVEFEPDADTLLAELLPKYVSRSLFAMMLEAAASESASRRNAMKSATDNATALVNDLSRVANQARQAQITQEITEIVGGAGALAESGESD, from the coding sequence ATGGCTAATCTTCGCGAGCTTCGCGACCGCATCAAGTCGGTCAAGTCAACGAAGAAGATCACCAAGGCCCAGGAGCTGATTGCAACTTCTCGCATCACCAAGGCTCAGGCTCGTGTTGAGGCATCGCAGCCGTATGCAGATGAAATCCGTAAGGTTACGGAAACCCTGCTCGCGGCCAGCAGCCTTGACCACCCGATGCTGCGTGAACGTGAGAACGGCAAGCGCGCTGCCATCTTGGTGGTATCCAGTGACCGCGGCATGGCCGGCGGTTACAACTACAACGTCTTCAAGAAGACCCGTGAATTGCGCAGTCTGCTTGAAGAAAAGGGTTACGAGACCGTAACCTACGTAACTGGCCAAAAGGGTGTTGGTTACTACAAGTTCCGTGGTGTTGAGGTTGCCGGTGCTTGGACTGGCTTCTCGCAAGACCCGGGATACAAGGAAACGCACGATGTGCGCCGCCACCTGATCGACGGCTTCATCGCTGGATCCGAAGGCACTGCAAAGTACCGTGCGGGTCTCAATGTCGCTGAAGGCGAAGGTATTCAGGGTTTCGACCAGGTTCACGTGGTGTACACCAAGTTTGAGTCCATGCTGACCCAAACTGCAACAGCTCACCAGCTGCTGCCAATTGAGCCTGTTATTAAAGACATGGAGCTCGAATTCAAGGATGGCATCCTCGCCAACACCGGCGAAGTCCACCCTGACGTCGAGTTCGAGCCAGACGCAGACACGCTTCTTGCAGAGCTTCTGCCGAAGTACGTCTCGCGCAGCCTGTTCGCAATGATGCTCGAAGCTGCCGCTTCCGAGTCTGCATCGCGTCGTAACGCAATGAAGTCCGCAACCGACAACGCTACGGCGTTGGTCAACGACCTCTCCCGCGTTGCAAACCAGGCCCGTCAGGCTCAAATTACCCAGGAAATCACAGAGATCGTCGGTGGCGCCGGTGCGCTCGCCGAAAGCGGAGAAAGTGACTAG
- the atpD gene encoding F0F1 ATP synthase subunit beta, which produces MTTALAEQNAQPGAYAAGRVVRVIGPVVDVEFPRGELPALFNALTVEVTLEAVAKTITLEVAQHLGDNLVRAVSMAPTDGLVRGVEVQNTGRPISVPVGDVVKGHVFNALGDCLDDPAAVEGAERWGIHRDPPPFDQLEGKTEILETGIKVIDLLTPYVKGGKIGLFGGAGVGKTVLIQEMITRIAREFSGTSVFAGVGERTREGTDLFLEMEEMGVLQDTALVFGQMDEPPGVRMRVALSGLTMAEYFRDVQHQDVLLFIDNIFRFTQAGSEVSTLLGRMPSAVGYQPTLADEMGVLQERITSTKGKSITSLQAVYVPADDYTDPAPATTFAHLDATTELDRGIASKGIYPAVNPLTSTSRILEPGIVGERHYEVAQRVIRILQKNKELQDIIAILGMDELSEEDKITVARARRIERFLGQNFFVAEKFTGIPGSYVPLEHTIDAFERICNGEFDSYPEQAFNGLGGLDDVEAAYKKLNEK; this is translated from the coding sequence ATGACTACAGCTCTTGCAGAGCAGAACGCACAGCCAGGCGCTTACGCCGCTGGCCGTGTCGTGCGTGTCATCGGTCCGGTCGTCGACGTGGAATTCCCGCGTGGCGAGCTGCCGGCCCTGTTCAACGCACTGACTGTTGAGGTCACCCTCGAAGCAGTCGCAAAGACCATCACCCTCGAGGTTGCTCAGCACCTCGGCGACAACCTGGTTCGCGCCGTTTCCATGGCTCCTACCGACGGCCTCGTCCGTGGCGTTGAGGTTCAAAACACCGGTCGCCCAATTTCCGTCCCAGTTGGTGACGTCGTTAAGGGCCACGTGTTCAACGCACTCGGCGACTGCCTCGACGATCCAGCTGCTGTCGAAGGTGCAGAGCGCTGGGGCATCCACCGCGACCCACCACCATTCGACCAGCTCGAAGGTAAGACCGAGATCCTCGAAACCGGCATTAAGGTCATCGACCTGCTGACCCCTTACGTTAAGGGTGGCAAGATCGGCCTGTTCGGTGGTGCAGGTGTGGGTAAGACCGTTCTGATTCAGGAAATGATTACCCGTATCGCACGTGAGTTCTCCGGTACCTCCGTGTTCGCAGGTGTTGGTGAGCGTACTCGTGAAGGCACCGACCTCTTCCTTGAAATGGAAGAGATGGGCGTTCTTCAGGACACCGCCCTGGTGTTCGGCCAGATGGACGAGCCTCCAGGAGTCCGTATGCGCGTGGCGCTGTCCGGCCTGACCATGGCGGAGTACTTCCGCGATGTTCAGCACCAGGACGTGCTGCTGTTCATCGACAACATCTTCCGTTTCACCCAGGCAGGTTCTGAGGTTTCTACGCTGCTCGGCCGTATGCCTTCCGCAGTGGGTTACCAGCCAACCCTGGCTGACGAAATGGGTGTTCTCCAGGAGCGCATTACCTCCACCAAGGGTAAGTCGATTACCTCGCTGCAGGCCGTTTACGTCCCTGCTGACGACTACACCGACCCAGCTCCAGCAACCACCTTCGCCCACCTGGACGCAACCACCGAGCTTGACCGTGGTATCGCTTCCAAGGGTATTTACCCAGCAGTGAACCCACTGACCTCCACCTCTCGTATCCTCGAGCCAGGTATCGTCGGTGAGCGTCACTACGAGGTTGCTCAGCGCGTTATCCGCATCCTGCAGAAGAACAAGGAACTCCAGGACATCATCGCCATCCTCGGTATGGACGAGCTGTCTGAAGAGGACAAGATCACCGTGGCTCGCGCACGTCGTATCGAGCGCTTCCTGGGCCAGAACTTCTTCGTCGCAGAGAAGTTCACCGGTATCCCTGGTTCTTACGTGCCACTGGAGCACACCATCGACGCTTTCGAGCGCATCTGCAACGGCGAGTTTGACTCCTACCCAGAGCAGGCCTTCAACGGCCTGGGTGGTCTCGACGACGTCGAAGCTGCGTACAAGAAGCTCAACGAGAAGTAA
- a CDS encoding F0F1 ATP synthase subunit epsilon, which yields MADITVELVSVERKLWSGQATIVTAQTTEGEIGVLPGHEPMLGQLVENGVVTIRPVDGGKLTAAVQGGFLSVGIDKVTILADFAIWADEVDTSEAESALSAAVDESSKARAEAELRAVRRAQES from the coding sequence ATGGCTGATATCACCGTTGAACTGGTCTCTGTCGAGCGCAAGCTGTGGTCCGGTCAGGCCACGATTGTCACCGCACAGACGACCGAGGGTGAGATCGGCGTGCTGCCTGGTCACGAGCCGATGCTCGGCCAGCTGGTCGAAAATGGCGTCGTCACCATTCGCCCTGTGGACGGCGGCAAGCTTACCGCTGCCGTCCAGGGTGGTTTCCTTTCGGTAGGTATCGACAAGGTCACCATCTTGGCTGACTTCGCCATTTGGGCTGATGAGGTGGACACCTCTGAGGCTGAATCGGCACTGTCCGCTGCTGTGGATGAGTCTTCAAAGGCACGCGCCGAAGCTGAATTGCGCGCGGTGCGCCGCGCTCAGGAGAGCTAA